The following coding sequences lie in one Brevibacterium marinum genomic window:
- a CDS encoding redoxin domain-containing protein, with product MILRPGVRAPDFCVPDQFGSTLHLAEVLRRSTLILVFFPFAFSPVCGDEIRALDELQTELVGSGDPIEIIAMTADSKYTLAAWAQARDVSVNLGSDFWPHGQVARSYGVFDAEHGVAERGVFVISRAGTIESSRQAARAEARDFTADIGSARASM from the coding sequence ATGATCCTTCGGCCCGGAGTGCGGGCCCCTGACTTTTGTGTGCCCGACCAGTTCGGGTCCACGCTTCACCTCGCCGAGGTTCTTCGTCGTTCGACGCTCATCCTCGTCTTCTTCCCGTTCGCTTTCTCGCCTGTGTGCGGTGATGAGATCCGCGCCCTCGACGAATTGCAGACGGAGCTGGTCGGCTCCGGTGATCCCATCGAGATCATCGCAATGACAGCGGACTCGAAGTACACCCTCGCCGCTTGGGCCCAGGCCCGCGACGTCTCCGTGAACCTCGGCTCGGACTTCTGGCCGCACGGGCAGGTCGCGCGGTCATATGGCGTCTTCGACGCCGAGCACGGTGTCGCCGAACGCGGCGTCTTCGTCATCTCCCGGGCAGGTACGATCGAAAGCAGTCGACAGGCAGCGCGCGCCGAGGCGCGCGACTTCACGGCCGACATCGGCTCCGCCCGAGCGAGCATGTGA
- a CDS encoding MerR family transcriptional regulator — translation MDRSIQETARMTGTTSRTLRHYDAIGLLPPAYVADNGYRYYDEAGLVRLQRILLLKELGMPLNRIAEVLESAEDPIAALSEHVRSLGRERARIQRQIVAVTATISRLEAGEPLMAEEMFDGFDHRQHEDEVTERWGRRAYETSAHWWESLSADDRRSWQARVEQLSQDWSSAVAAGADPESDRCQKLARRHVEWLSATPGTPANDPEGDLDGYVRGLADMYVSDPRFAANYGGIEGAELVRDSLNVHLDARAARGD, via the coding sequence ATGGACCGGTCCATACAGGAAACAGCACGGATGACGGGGACGACGAGCCGAACACTGCGTCACTATGACGCAATCGGCCTGCTGCCGCCGGCTTACGTCGCCGACAACGGATACCGATACTACGACGAGGCGGGCCTGGTGCGTCTGCAGCGCATCCTCCTACTCAAGGAGCTCGGGATGCCGTTGAATCGGATCGCCGAAGTGCTCGAGAGCGCCGAGGATCCGATTGCGGCGCTGTCCGAGCACGTCCGCAGCCTCGGGCGCGAGCGTGCTCGGATCCAACGGCAGATCGTCGCCGTCACCGCGACCATCTCACGATTGGAAGCAGGTGAACCTCTCATGGCAGAGGAGATGTTCGATGGGTTCGACCATCGACAGCACGAGGACGAAGTCACCGAGCGCTGGGGTCGGCGCGCCTATGAGACCTCCGCCCACTGGTGGGAGTCGCTCAGCGCCGACGACAGGCGGTCATGGCAGGCGAGAGTCGAACAGCTGAGCCAGGACTGGAGCAGTGCCGTCGCAGCCGGTGCCGACCCCGAGTCGGACCGCTGTCAGAAACTGGCGCGTCGGCACGTGGAATGGCTGAGCGCCACACCCGGGACCCCCGCCAATGATCCCGAGGGCGACCTCGATGGATACGTTCGCGGGCTCGCCGACATGTACGTCAGCGATCCCCGTTTCGCCGCCAACTACGGCGGCATCGAAGGGGCGGAACTGGTCCGTGACTCGCTCAACGTCCATCTGGACGCACGAGCGGCGAGAGGGGACTGA
- the aceE gene encoding pyruvate dehydrogenase (acetyl-transferring), homodimeric type, giving the protein MDNRKQGGPILNGLPSQVPDIDPEETEEWLASLDGLIDEGGRSRARYVMLRMLERSREKQIGVPSLTATDYVNTIGPENEPWFPGDEEVERRYRRWNRWNAAMLVHRAQRPGVEVGGHISTYASSATLYEVGLNHFFRGKDHPGGGDHIFYQGHASPGMYARAYLEGRMGADDLDGFRQQQSHQIDGKPAGLPSYPHPHQLPDFWEHPTVSMGVGPVNAIAQAQFDKYLQNRGIKDTSQQQTWAFLGDGEFDEPESRGMLHVAAFEELDNLNFVINCNLQRLDGPVRGNGKIIQELEAYFRGAGWNVIKVVWGREWDALLGKDRDGALVNLMNATPDGDYQTYKGESGGFVRDNFFGRDPRTKAMVEDYSDERIWNLKRGGHDYRKVFAAYKAAMEHTGQPTVVLVKTVKGYSLGPHFEARNATHQMKKMTIDDLKLARDHFQIPISDKDLEADPKLPPYYHPGQDAPEIKYLQERRQALGGHSPERRGTHIDLKLPSDKAFDAGKRGSGKQTIATTMGFVRVLKDLMRDKEFGKRIVPIIPDEARTFGMDSFFPTAKIYNPHGQNYISVDRDLFLAYKEATDGQLLHMGINELGATAALTAAGTSYATHGEPMIPFYIFYSMFGFQRSGDFFWAAGDQMARGFVLGATAGRTTLVAEGLQHGDGHSHLLASTYPSVVSYDPAYTYEIARIVRDGIHRMYDPDDERDPNVLYYLTMYNEPMVQPPEPEGLDVDGVLKGMYLLAKGPDNDGPKVQLMASGVGVPWVLEAQQLLADDWGVSADVWSVTSWTELRRDGLDAEDARLLDPDADARVPYVTQKMSEVDGPVVATSDFMRAVPDQIRQYVPSHFTSLGTDGYAISDTRPAARRYYHVDGASVVTQALISLADTGAISIDKAAEAAKKYQLDDVRAGISGSTEGAGA; this is encoded by the coding sequence GTGGACAATCGGAAACAGGGCGGCCCCATACTCAACGGGCTGCCCAGCCAGGTGCCCGACATCGATCCCGAAGAGACAGAGGAGTGGCTGGCGTCGCTGGACGGCCTCATCGACGAGGGCGGACGCTCACGTGCACGCTACGTGATGCTCCGGATGCTCGAGCGTTCGCGCGAGAAGCAGATCGGTGTCCCGAGCCTGACGGCCACCGACTACGTCAATACGATCGGCCCCGAGAACGAACCGTGGTTCCCCGGCGACGAAGAAGTCGAACGCCGCTACCGTCGGTGGAATCGGTGGAACGCAGCAATGCTCGTCCACCGTGCACAACGACCCGGGGTCGAGGTCGGCGGACACATCTCCACCTATGCCTCCTCAGCCACTTTGTACGAAGTCGGACTCAACCACTTCTTCCGCGGAAAGGACCATCCCGGCGGCGGCGACCACATCTTCTACCAGGGGCACGCCTCTCCGGGCATGTACGCTCGTGCCTACCTCGAAGGCCGGATGGGCGCAGACGACCTCGACGGATTCCGTCAGCAGCAATCCCACCAGATCGACGGCAAACCCGCCGGTCTGCCCTCTTACCCGCACCCGCACCAGCTCCCGGATTTCTGGGAGCATCCGACGGTGTCCATGGGTGTGGGCCCGGTGAATGCGATCGCGCAGGCCCAATTCGACAAGTACCTCCAGAACCGCGGCATCAAGGACACGTCCCAGCAGCAGACCTGGGCCTTCCTCGGTGATGGTGAGTTCGACGAACCGGAGAGCCGCGGCATGCTCCATGTCGCCGCCTTCGAGGAGCTCGACAACCTCAACTTCGTCATCAACTGCAACCTGCAGCGTCTCGACGGGCCGGTCCGCGGCAACGGCAAGATCATCCAGGAGCTCGAGGCCTACTTCCGCGGCGCCGGTTGGAACGTCATCAAGGTCGTGTGGGGCCGCGAATGGGATGCCCTGCTGGGCAAGGACCGCGACGGGGCGCTGGTCAACCTCATGAATGCCACCCCCGATGGCGACTACCAGACCTACAAGGGCGAGTCCGGTGGATTCGTCCGCGACAACTTCTTCGGGCGCGACCCTCGCACGAAGGCCATGGTCGAGGACTACAGTGACGAGAGGATCTGGAACCTCAAGCGCGGCGGCCACGACTACCGCAAGGTCTTCGCCGCCTACAAGGCCGCGATGGAACACACCGGGCAGCCGACGGTCGTCCTCGTCAAAACCGTCAAAGGCTACTCGCTCGGACCTCATTTCGAGGCCCGCAATGCGACGCACCAGATGAAGAAGATGACGATCGACGACCTCAAGCTGGCCCGCGACCACTTCCAGATCCCGATCTCCGACAAGGACCTCGAGGCCGATCCTAAGTTGCCGCCGTACTACCATCCCGGGCAGGACGCACCGGAGATCAAGTACCTGCAAGAGCGTCGACAGGCGCTCGGCGGGCACTCCCCCGAGCGTCGGGGCACCCATATCGATCTCAAGCTGCCCTCCGACAAGGCCTTCGACGCCGGCAAACGCGGATCGGGCAAGCAGACGATCGCCACCACGATGGGATTCGTCCGCGTGCTCAAGGACCTGATGCGGGACAAGGAGTTCGGCAAGCGCATCGTGCCGATCATTCCGGATGAGGCACGAACCTTCGGCATGGACTCGTTCTTCCCGACGGCGAAGATCTACAACCCCCACGGCCAGAACTACATCTCGGTCGACCGCGACCTGTTCCTGGCCTACAAGGAGGCCACCGACGGCCAGCTGCTCCACATGGGCATCAACGAGCTCGGCGCCACCGCCGCTCTCACCGCCGCCGGCACCTCCTACGCCACGCACGGCGAGCCGATGATCCCGTTCTACATCTTCTACTCGATGTTCGGCTTCCAGCGCAGCGGCGATTTCTTCTGGGCCGCGGGCGATCAGATGGCACGCGGATTCGTCCTCGGCGCCACAGCCGGGCGGACGACGCTGGTGGCCGAGGGCCTCCAACACGGGGACGGCCATTCTCATCTGCTGGCCTCGACCTATCCGTCGGTCGTGTCCTACGACCCTGCCTACACCTACGAGATCGCCCGGATCGTCCGCGACGGCATCCATCGCATGTACGATCCCGACGATGAGCGCGACCCCAACGTCCTGTATTACCTGACGATGTACAACGAGCCGATGGTTCAGCCGCCCGAGCCCGAGGGTCTCGACGTCGACGGCGTGCTCAAGGGCATGTACCTGTTGGCCAAAGGCCCGGACAACGACGGACCGAAGGTTCAGCTCATGGCCTCCGGAGTCGGTGTCCCCTGGGTCCTCGAGGCGCAGCAGCTGCTCGCCGATGACTGGGGCGTCTCGGCCGACGTGTGGTCGGTGACGTCGTGGACGGAGCTGCGCCGAGACGGTCTTGACGCGGAGGATGCGCGCCTCCTCGACCCCGACGCCGACGCGCGCGTGCCGTACGTGACGCAGAAGATGTCCGAAGTCGACGGCCCGGTCGTGGCGACCTCGGACTTCATGCGCGCGGTTCCGGACCAGATCCGGCAGTACGTGCCCAGCCACTTCACGTCGCTGGGCACCGACGGCTATGCGATCTCGGACACCCGTCCGGCCGCTCGCCGCTACTACCATGTCGACGGAGCCTCGGTCGTCACTCAGGCCCTGATCTCCCTCGCCGATACCGGCGCGATCTCGATCGACAAGGCCGCCGAGGCGGCGAAGAAGTACCAGCTCGACGACGTTCGCGCCGGAATTTCGGGCTCGACCGAAGGGGCAGGTGCCTGA
- a CDS encoding acyl carrier protein has protein sequence MAFTEADVLAGLAEIVNEETGLAAEAVEADKSFTDDLDIDSISMMTIVVNAEKKFGVKIPDDDVKDLVTVQDAVDYINKAQEA, from the coding sequence ATGGCATTCACCGAAGCTGACGTCCTCGCTGGACTGGCAGAGATCGTCAACGAAGAGACCGGTTTGGCTGCGGAAGCAGTCGAGGCCGACAAGTCCTTCACCGATGATCTCGACATCGACTCCATCTCGATGATGACCATCGTCGTCAATGCCGAGAAGAAGTTCGGAGTCAAGATCCCGGACGACGACGTCAAAGACCTCGTCACCGTCCAGGACGCCGTTGACTACATCAACAAGGCTCAAGAGGCCTGA
- a CDS encoding DUF3052 domain-containing protein — translation MSNSSSERTSSTSTLPSELGQNLGLAAGDYVQEVGYDDDVDLDLCQAIENIIGEDIADGDVDDVFDVILMWWRSDDDDLIDGLVDAQVTLKDGGVVWLLSPKASRPGHISPAEISEAAPTAGMHVTSTVSAADDWAGFRLVGKKNYS, via the coding sequence ATGAGCAACTCCTCTTCTGAAAGGACATCTTCCACGTCGACCCTCCCGAGCGAGCTGGGCCAGAACCTCGGTCTGGCAGCGGGAGACTATGTGCAAGAAGTCGGCTACGACGATGACGTCGACTTGGATCTGTGTCAGGCGATCGAAAACATCATCGGTGAGGACATCGCGGACGGTGATGTCGATGATGTCTTCGACGTCATTCTGATGTGGTGGCGTTCGGACGATGACGACCTCATCGATGGTCTCGTCGACGCGCAGGTCACATTGAAGGACGGAGGAGTGGTCTGGCTGCTCTCTCCCAAGGCCAGTCGCCCCGGCCACATCAGCCCCGCCGAAATCTCCGAGGCGGCCCCCACCGCCGGCATGCATGTGACGTCGACCGTCAGCGCGGCCGATGACTGGGCCGGGTTCCGTCTGGTGGGCAAGAAGAACTATTCATGA
- a CDS encoding PucR family transcriptional regulator, with the protein MTTDAETLRRRAETARRLRAGVGVLSTVTLQRLEARLPWYRGMSPSDRSWVGLLAQSGISSFIDWYRKPDTDLRVVSEIFKSAPRDLIRAISLQQTLQLLKIVVEVVEERVPDIARAVEQPALREAVLVYSREIAFAAADVYARAAEARGSWDARLEAMVVDALVRGDSVDELASRTAAFGWQSEGPVSVLVGRAPQRSAKRGLDVIRRRARKWADDALVGIHDNRLLIVLGGATELDTAVEDLSECFGPSEVIVGPSVPSLAEAATSAKAAIMALKAATARPDSPRPVKAEELLPERALAGDTVALNDLITRYYEPLTSGTGQLLKTVSAYVEFGSSLEATAKALSVHPNTVRYRLRKITTAITLDPTVSRDAFVIHIALVYGRLSDAGLLSTTDKTH; encoded by the coding sequence ATGACAACTGACGCCGAGACGCTCCGGCGCCGCGCCGAGACGGCACGTCGGCTGCGCGCAGGAGTGGGAGTCCTCTCCACCGTGACCCTGCAGAGGCTCGAAGCTCGGCTCCCCTGGTACCGCGGTATGTCCCCCTCCGACCGCTCCTGGGTCGGCTTGCTGGCTCAGTCGGGAATCTCGTCTTTCATCGACTGGTACCGCAAACCCGATACGGACCTGCGCGTCGTCAGCGAGATCTTCAAATCCGCCCCGCGCGACCTCATCCGCGCGATCAGCCTGCAGCAGACTCTGCAGCTGCTCAAGATCGTGGTGGAAGTCGTTGAGGAGAGGGTGCCCGACATTGCACGCGCGGTCGAGCAGCCCGCGCTGCGGGAGGCCGTCCTCGTCTACTCCCGGGAGATCGCCTTCGCCGCCGCCGATGTCTACGCCCGGGCTGCCGAGGCCAGAGGCAGCTGGGACGCGCGCCTGGAGGCGATGGTCGTCGACGCCCTCGTCCGCGGTGATTCGGTCGACGAGCTTGCCAGCCGCACCGCGGCCTTCGGATGGCAGTCGGAGGGACCCGTCAGCGTGCTCGTGGGACGGGCCCCACAGCGGTCCGCGAAGCGCGGTCTCGACGTCATCCGACGCAGGGCCAGGAAATGGGCCGATGACGCGCTCGTCGGCATTCATGACAACCGTCTGCTCATCGTCCTCGGCGGTGCCACCGAACTCGACACCGCCGTCGAAGACCTGTCCGAGTGCTTCGGGCCATCCGAGGTCATCGTCGGTCCCAGCGTTCCGAGCTTGGCCGAGGCGGCCACCTCGGCCAAGGCAGCGATCATGGCTCTCAAGGCCGCCACTGCCCGCCCTGACTCGCCACGACCGGTCAAGGCCGAGGAGCTCCTGCCGGAACGGGCACTGGCAGGCGATACCGTGGCCCTCAACGACCTCATCACCCGCTACTACGAACCCCTGACGTCCGGAACCGGGCAGCTGCTGAAGACAGTCAGCGCCTATGTCGAATTCGGTTCGTCTCTGGAAGCCACGGCCAAGGCCCTGTCCGTGCACCCCAACACGGTGAGATACCGGTTGCGGAAGATCACCACGGCGATCACACTCGACCCGACGGTCTCACGCGATGCCTTCGTCATCCACATCGCATTGGTCTACGGACGACTGTCAGATGCCGGGCTGTTGTCGACCACCGACAAAACACACTGA
- a CDS encoding beta-ketoacyl-[acyl-carrier-protein] synthase family protein, whose translation MTPKVVVTGIGAVTPLGATADATWQAILAGKSGVHTMDNEWSEKYGLAVDFAAQVDPQVVPDNLKRVQAKRLDPSSQFALISAREAMADAGLEETDPDRTAVSWATGIGGVWTLLDAWDTLQEEGPRRVMPLTVPMLMPNGPAAAIGMEFKARAGVQTMVSACASSTESLGHAYDVVANGHADIVIAGGSEAAIHPMTIASFNSMQALSRRTDSPETASRPYDVDRDGFVMGEGAGTLILETEEHAKARGATIYAEVSSWGISNDAYHITGGEPGGQYALRAMQSALDNADLKPADIKHVNAHATSTPVGDIPESLAITELLDSHVGDALVSATKSMTGHLLGGTGAVESILTVKALETRTAPPTINIDELDPKVVGINIVRDTPAELPSGDIAAISNSFGFGGHNAVVAFKSV comes from the coding sequence ATGACACCTAAAGTTGTCGTCACCGGGATCGGTGCGGTAACCCCATTGGGCGCGACTGCCGATGCCACGTGGCAAGCCATCCTGGCCGGCAAGTCCGGCGTCCACACGATGGACAATGAATGGTCCGAGAAGTACGGCCTCGCCGTCGACTTCGCTGCACAGGTCGACCCACAGGTCGTCCCCGACAATCTCAAACGCGTCCAGGCCAAGCGCCTCGACCCCTCCAGCCAGTTCGCTCTGATCTCTGCCCGCGAGGCCATGGCCGACGCCGGCCTCGAAGAGACCGATCCTGATCGCACGGCCGTCTCCTGGGCGACCGGAATCGGCGGGGTCTGGACACTGCTCGACGCCTGGGACACCCTCCAGGAGGAGGGCCCGCGCCGGGTCATGCCCCTGACGGTGCCGATGCTCATGCCCAACGGGCCGGCGGCGGCAATCGGAATGGAGTTCAAGGCCCGCGCCGGTGTCCAGACCATGGTCTCCGCCTGCGCCTCCTCGACCGAGAGCCTGGGCCACGCCTACGATGTCGTCGCCAACGGACACGCCGACATCGTCATCGCCGGCGGCTCGGAAGCTGCGATCCACCCGATGACGATCGCCTCGTTCAATTCCATGCAGGCACTCTCACGTCGCACCGATTCGCCCGAGACGGCATCGCGTCCCTACGACGTCGACCGAGACGGCTTCGTCATGGGCGAGGGCGCAGGCACACTCATCCTCGAGACCGAAGAGCACGCGAAAGCCCGCGGTGCCACGATCTATGCCGAGGTCTCCAGCTGGGGCATCTCGAATGACGCCTACCACATCACAGGCGGTGAGCCCGGTGGTCAGTACGCGCTGCGCGCCATGCAGAGCGCACTCGACAATGCCGACCTCAAGCCTGCCGACATCAAGCACGTCAATGCCCACGCAACGTCGACACCTGTCGGCGACATCCCCGAGTCCTTGGCGATCACGGAGCTCCTGGACTCCCACGTCGGCGACGCGCTGGTCAGTGCCACGAAGTCGATGACCGGACACCTTCTGGGTGGCACCGGTGCCGTCGAATCGATACTGACTGTCAAGGCGCTGGAGACACGCACCGCTCCCCCGACGATCAACATCGACGAACTCGATCCGAAGGTCGTCGGCATCAACATCGTGCGTGACACACCGGCGGAGCTTCCGTCGGGAGATATCGCCGCGATCTCGAACTCCTTCGGCTTCGGCGGCCACAACGCCGTCGTCGCCTTCAAGTCGGTGTGA
- a CDS encoding HIT family protein, whose translation MATIFTKIINGEIPGTFVYQDDVCVAFLDVSPMTEGHAMVVPREEISHWIDADQELLDHLMAVSRVIGRAQQEAFDCERIGVMIQGYEVPHLHIHVWPTNSISDFDISDRAEMQSPEQLAGPAERIRRALESQS comes from the coding sequence ATGGCCACCATCTTCACCAAGATCATCAATGGGGAGATCCCCGGCACCTTCGTCTATCAGGATGACGTCTGCGTCGCGTTCCTCGATGTCTCGCCGATGACCGAGGGCCACGCGATGGTCGTCCCCAGGGAGGAGATCTCACACTGGATCGACGCGGACCAGGAGCTGCTTGACCACCTGATGGCGGTGAGTCGAGTGATCGGACGTGCTCAGCAGGAGGCCTTCGACTGCGAACGCATCGGCGTGATGATCCAGGGATACGAGGTCCCGCACCTGCACATCCACGTCTGGCCGACGAACTCGATCTCCGACTTCGACATCTCCGACCGCGCCGAGATGCAGAGCCCCGAACAGCTGGCAGGGCCCGCCGAGAGGATTCGACGGGCCCTGGAATCACAGTCCTGA
- a CDS encoding acyltransferase domain-containing protein, which translates to MLAITCPGQGAQKSGFLSSFLELDAFAAQIDELSAASGIDLRLHGTESDDETIKDTALAQPLLVASAIACAAELGVSPDYVAGHSVGEIAAAQIAGIFTPADAMRFVAVRGSGMATAAAQTPTGMAAVVGGEPDDVLAAIEAAGASPANVNGGGQTVAAGSTESLEELGANPPQRARVIALPVAGAFHTEYMAPATDELTATASALEIADPNLDILSNSDGTVVSSGQDYVDRIVKQVTNPVRWDLCQATLLNAGITGMIELVPGGTLTGIARRAMKGVETFPIKSAADIDGAREFAAAHA; encoded by the coding sequence GTGCTAGCAATCACGTGCCCGGGCCAAGGGGCCCAGAAGTCGGGCTTTCTGAGTTCCTTCCTGGAACTCGACGCCTTCGCCGCACAGATCGACGAACTCTCCGCCGCGTCCGGCATCGACCTGCGACTGCACGGGACCGAATCCGACGATGAGACCATCAAGGACACAGCACTGGCACAGCCGCTGCTCGTCGCCTCGGCGATCGCCTGTGCCGCCGAACTCGGTGTCAGCCCCGACTACGTCGCCGGACATTCGGTCGGCGAGATTGCGGCCGCACAGATCGCCGGCATCTTCACCCCCGCGGACGCAATGCGCTTCGTCGCGGTGCGTGGGTCCGGCATGGCAACGGCCGCGGCGCAGACACCGACCGGCATGGCCGCAGTCGTCGGCGGCGAACCCGATGACGTGCTCGCAGCGATCGAGGCCGCCGGAGCCAGCCCCGCCAACGTCAACGGCGGCGGACAGACCGTTGCCGCAGGTTCGACGGAGAGCTTGGAGGAACTGGGTGCCAATCCCCCTCAGCGAGCACGTGTCATCGCTCTTCCCGTGGCCGGGGCCTTCCATACGGAGTACATGGCGCCCGCGACCGACGAATTGACTGCGACCGCTTCGGCGCTGGAGATCGCGGATCCGAACCTCGACATCCTCAGCAACTCCGACGGAACCGTGGTCTCCAGCGGTCAGGACTACGTCGACCGGATCGTCAAGCAGGTCACGAATCCCGTCCGCTGGGACCTGTGCCAGGCGACCTTGCTCAACGCGGGAATCACCGGAATGATCGAGCTGGTCCCCGGTGGCACACTGACCGGAATCGCACGACGCGCCATGAAAGGCGTGGAGACGTTCCCCATCAAGTCCGCCGCCGACATCGACGGTGCGCGTGAGTTCGCCGCGGCCCACGCCTGA
- a CDS encoding beta-ketoacyl-ACP synthase III, with protein sequence MPTLKTAEPGSFSSIMGIGAYRAENLVTNDDIAGPINSSDEWIRQRTGIITRRHASKDVGVLDMCEEAALEAIASSGLKPEDIGGIIISTVTFEYFTPSAASALTDRLGTGPIPAWDISAACAGYCYGIGQADALVRSGAMDNVLVIGAEKLSEVIDPEDRSISFILGDGAGAVVVSSSEEPGISKTVWGSKGENWSTIRMTESLYDVRDDRDTPFPTLRQDGPTVFRWAVWDGAEVAKEALAASGVEASDLAAFVPHQANMRIIDELAKQLKLPDSVVIARDIADNGNTSAASIPLATERLLREQPELSGGLALQIGFGAGLVFGAQVIRLP encoded by the coding sequence ATGCCAACACTGAAGACCGCAGAGCCAGGAAGCTTCTCCTCGATCATGGGCATCGGCGCCTACCGCGCCGAGAACCTCGTCACCAACGACGACATCGCGGGCCCGATCAACTCCTCGGACGAATGGATCCGCCAGCGCACCGGCATCATCACCCGCCGTCACGCCAGCAAAGACGTCGGCGTCCTCGACATGTGCGAGGAAGCCGCACTCGAAGCAATCGCCTCCTCGGGCCTCAAACCCGAAGACATCGGCGGCATCATCATCTCCACAGTCACCTTCGAATACTTCACCCCCTCGGCCGCATCGGCCCTGACCGATCGGCTGGGGACCGGCCCTATCCCCGCGTGGGACATCAGCGCGGCCTGTGCCGGATACTGCTACGGCATCGGCCAGGCCGATGCCCTCGTGCGGTCGGGAGCTATGGACAACGTCCTCGTCATCGGGGCCGAGAAGCTCTCCGAAGTCATCGATCCCGAGGATCGCTCGATCTCGTTCATCCTCGGTGACGGCGCCGGAGCCGTGGTCGTCTCGTCCTCCGAGGAGCCGGGCATCTCGAAGACGGTCTGGGGCTCGAAGGGCGAGAACTGGTCGACGATCCGGATGACCGAATCGCTCTACGACGTCCGCGATGACCGTGACACCCCGTTCCCCACCCTGCGCCAGGACGGGCCGACCGTCTTCCGCTGGGCTGTCTGGGACGGTGCCGAGGTCGCCAAAGAAGCTCTGGCCGCCTCCGGCGTCGAGGCCTCTGATCTGGCGGCTTTCGTCCCTCACCAGGCCAACATGCGCATCATCGACGAACTCGCCAAACAGCTCAAACTGCCGGATTCCGTCGTCATCGCCCGCGATATCGCCGACAACGGCAACACCTCGGCGGCATCGATCCCGCTGGCCACCGAACGACTGCTGCGCGAACAGCCCGAACTCAGCGGCGGATTGGCTCTGCAGATCGGCTTCGGAGCCGGACTGGTCTTCGGTGCGCAGGTGATCCGCCTCCCCTAA